The Acidovorax sp. RAC01 genomic sequence TCGCCACTCGACGCCCAAAGACCGTTCACGCTGAGCCTGTCGAAGCGCCGTGCAAGGCTTCGACAGGCCTGTCCTGAGCCCATCGAAGGGCTCAGCCCGAACGGTTTGCTTTGGAGCTGAAGTCGGGCCGAATCGTCAGTAATGCGGCGGCAGCTCGTCGCGCAGGTTGCGCGGGCCGTTGGAGCCGCCTTCGGGCGCCTGCTGGCGCAGCTGGATGACCTCTTGCGTCAACCGGTCAATCAGTTGCTGCTGCTGGTAGATGGTCATGTTCAGCTGGTCCAGCAGGTCTTCGGTAAAGCTGGCCTTGATCTCCAGGCTTTCCAGGCGCTGCAGAACGTTGGCGAGATCGTGGGTGTCAGACATGGATGCGTCAGATCGCCTGCGCCAGCCGCGCCACGCCTTCGCGGATCTTGTCCACATCGGCGGTGGCAAACGACAGGCGGAAGGTGGCGTGGTCGGGGTTGGCGCAGAAGAACGGCGTGCCGGGCACAAAGGCCACGCCCTTTTCAATCGCGCGCTTGGCCAGCACGTTGCCGTCGACCACCTTGCCGCCCGCACCGGTGAGCCGCGCCCACACAAACAGGCCGCCCTGGGGCTGCACAAATTCGATGGCGTCGCCCAGCTCCTTGCGCAGCGCGTCGCCCATGGCCTGGGCGCGCTCGGCGTACACCTTGCGCACGTTGGCCAGCGTGGCGGGCATGCGCCCGGCCTTGAGGTACTGCGCGGCCGTGGCCTGCGCAAAGGTGCTGGTGTGTGCATCGCTGAACTGCTTGCACATGGTGGCTTTGCCCAGCAGCTCGGCCGGGGCAATCATCCAGCCCACACGCAGGCCGGGCGACAGCACCTTGCTCAAGCTGCCGCAGTGCACCAGCAGATCGCGGCTGCCGGGCACGGTGGCCGACAGGTTGAGCAGGCTGGGCGGCGGGGCATCGCCAAAATACAGATCACCGTAGGGGTCGTCCTCGACGATCAGGGTGTTGTGCTTCACGGCCATCTCCAGCACGGCCTTGCGGCGCTCCAGGCTCAGCATGGCACCGCTGGGGTTGCCGAAGGTGGGGATCAGGTACACGAATTTTGGCTTGTGTTCGGCAATGAGCTTTTCCAGCTCGTCGGTCTTCACGCCATTGCCATCGATGGGCGCGCTGATGAGTTCGGCGCCGTACAGGCGAAAGCACTGGATGGTGGCCAAAAAGGTGGGGCCTTCCACGATCACCTTGTCGCCGGGGCTGATGAGGGTCTTGCCCAAAAGGTCCAGCGCCTGCTGGCTGCCGGTGGTGACGATCAGGTTGTCGGCCGCCACATCGCTGGCGCCCTTGCTGGCCATGAAGGCGGCCAGTTGCTCGCGCAGCGGGTTGTAGCCCTCGGTGGCGCCGTATTGGAGCGCAGCACCGGGTTCTTCGGCCAGCGCGGCATTGCTGGCGGCCCGGATGCCTTCCAC encodes the following:
- a CDS encoding aminotransferase-like domain-containing protein, whose translation is MQFADRLNNVETSAIRELFKLLGKPGIISFAGGFPDSAMFDVEGIRAASNAALAEEPGAALQYGATEGYNPLREQLAAFMASKGASDVAADNLIVTTGSQQALDLLGKTLISPGDKVIVEGPTFLATIQCFRLYGAELISAPIDGNGVKTDELEKLIAEHKPKFVYLIPTFGNPSGAMLSLERRKAVLEMAVKHNTLIVEDDPYGDLYFGDAPPPSLLNLSATVPGSRDLLVHCGSLSKVLSPGLRVGWMIAPAELLGKATMCKQFSDAHTSTFAQATAAQYLKAGRMPATLANVRKVYAERAQAMGDALRKELGDAIEFVQPQGGLFVWARLTGAGGKVVDGNVLAKRAIEKGVAFVPGTPFFCANPDHATFRLSFATADVDKIREGVARLAQAI
- a CDS encoding SlyX family protein; this encodes MSDTHDLANVLQRLESLEIKASFTEDLLDQLNMTIYQQQQLIDRLTQEVIQLRQQAPEGGSNGPRNLRDELPPHY